Within Paenibacillus sabinae T27, the genomic segment AAAGTGCGGAACATCAAGACATGCAGAAATTGCTAGTAAAGCCCGAGGCGATGGTGTTCGATATGGACGGAACCCTGCTTCAGACAGAAAGTCTGCTGCTGCCAGCCTACCACAAAATGTTCGATATTCTGCGCGAGGAAGGGCTGTATTCGGGGCCGACGCCTCCCGAGGAGCGGATCCTTGGCTGCCTAGGCATGCTGCTGTCGGATATTTGGAAGAACGTCATGCCGGAAGCCGGGGAAGCGGTTCACCGGCGCGCCAGCGAGCTGCTGCTGAAGCTGGAGATCGAAGGGCTTGAGGCCGGCGGCTCCGTTCTGTACCCGAGCGTTCCGGAGACGCTGCGGAAGTTGAAGGAGAAGGGCATCCGGCTGTTTGTTTGCAGCAACGGTCTGGAGGAATATATTCACAGCATTGTCGTTATACATAAGCTGGAAGATGTGTTCGAAGGCTTGTACAGTGCGGGCGGCCAGGGTACCTCTACGAAGGCCCAGCTGCTGAAGCTTCTTCTGGACAACCACCGCATCGGCACCGCCTGGATGGTAGGAGACCGATCTTCCGACGTTCAGGCGGGAAAAGAGAACGGGCAGACGGTGATCGGCTGCGCCTACGCCGGATTTGGCCGTGAGGACGAGCTTGAAGGCTCGGATGTGATTATCCGTTCCTTTGACCAGCTTCTGGAGCTGTACGAAGGGGCGCAGTAACCAAGAGAGTCAGTAAAGCAAAAACTAACCCCAACGAAGCCATTGTCATCCGCACGGAAGAGGCGGGTTTAGTCAATCGCTTGTTGGGGTTTTTTTCTGCCGGAACGAAGGGTCTCGCCCGTCACTCCTCGACTTTCTTCGAGGAGGAGGGCGCCAGCTTCGTCCGGTAAATCCAGAGCGCGTATTCCAGCGGCCGCCTCAGCGCTTTGCGGTAGGTTTCCTTATCGCCGGCCCTGGAGAACACCTCGCGGGCCGGTTTGGGGTTAACCTCAAGGACATAGATCCTTCCTTCCCGGTCGATGGCCAGATCAAGAGCGAGCTCGCACAGGTCGCTGAAGCTATCTTCCAGATAAGCGGCGGCGTCCGTACCGAGCTTCTCGGCCGTTTGTATCGTTTTTGCCGCTTTCTCTTCGCTGCCGAGCCACTGCTTCAGCAGTATCTCCGCTCTAACCGCATGACCGCCGCCATGCAGATTGGAGGTCACGCTCCTGGCTGCTCCAACCCGGCCGGCGATGCCGGTCATCGCCCAGTTGCCCTGGCTGTTCTTCTGAACGAGCATCCTGTAATCGTGGAACCGGCCGCCCGGAAGGCGCAGCGGGATGCCCTGCTGGACGAGAAAGCGGCCGCCGATGCACCACTGGCGGACGATCGACTCCAGCCGGGATAAGGAAACCCGGCGGGGCTGAATAATCTGGCGGTTAAGACGCCGGCCCTGGATGTCGAACATCCCGCGCTCTCCCTTCAGCCGCTCGATGCGTAGAATCCCTCTTCCGCCTGTGCCGTTAGATGGTTTGATGTAGACCACCGGATTCGCCCTGAGCATTCGGTGCAGGTCTGCCGAAGACTGATACAGCAGAGTATCCGGCAAATGCTGGCGGAAGCGGCCCTTTTGCGAGAACGTCTGGTGAATCGTCCATTTGTTGCGCAGCGGCCGGTTCAGGAAGGTGAGGTGGTTGTAACGCGAGCGGAATTGAAGCAGCTGCTGGAAGCGGACGCTGCGCTGAATGCGACACCGGTCGTATATCATGTCGGGAAAGCTCCGCCATTTACGGCTCCACTCTCCCTTTGCCGGGTCGAACACAAGCGCATAAATGCGCTGCTTCACGTTGTCGACATCCATCGGCGTGAACACGAAGACATCCAGCCCAATCTGCTTGCCTTCCGCGATCATCCGGCGGTACACCTGCTTTTCTTCCAACTGCCGGGCGTTATTCAGATACAGGGTCAGAATTCCCAGAACGGGTTGGCTCACAGAGATTCACCTTCTTGCAGTAAAATGGGACTCCGGTCCCGCTGCGCGTCCGGTTCGGCGGCTTCTGCGAGCAGGAACCCGGCCGGGAAGGAGCGCAGGCGGAGAACCGGCGCGCCGGAGGCGCTCCGGGTCAGCGCCACGGCAGCCAAGCCGGCATTGAAGCACATCTTCAGGCCGGATGCATGATCCGGAGTCACACGGCATTCGAGCGTTCCGAGACGTTTCACCTGCTCCCGCATCAGGGAGGCGCCTATGCCTTTGTTCCGGTACAGCGGGTGAACGGCGATGACACAGGCCTCCTTGCCGTAATCCGTCACCAAGCTAAGGGCGGCAAGCTGGGTGCCGAGCTGATCGCGAAGCGTTGCCGTCAGCAGCGACGTACCTGGCGCGGATAGACGTCCCGGCGTCAGATCCGCCAGCGTTTGCAAGCATTCCGTTGGAATCCGCTGGCCGGCATGGCGGCGGAGAAAGGCGAGAAGTGCGCCCTGCTGCCGGCTCCACTGTATGGAGCCGGCGGCGTAAACAGAAGATATCCGCATGCTGGCTAGTCACATCCTTTGCGGAAAGATTGCGATTTGGCGGTACAAATGTTGGCTGTATTGAATGATCCGTTCGAGTGACAGCCTCCGGATGTCCGGCTCATCGAATTTCATCGGACGGGAATTGGCTTCGAAGAACCAGAGACCGCCTTTTTCGTCGACGCCCAGATCCATGGACATTTCGCCCAGCATATAGCCGGAAGCCCGCTCGATCTGCCGGGCGATCAGCAGGGCCGTTCCGGAAACGCTTTTCAGGATGGATAAGGACCGTTCGGGGCCGAACATGGCTTCGAGCATGCTGGAGGGCTCTTCAACACTTCCGCCTCGGGGAACATGGGTCGTGATGCTGCGGGAGCCGGCCAGTCTGGCACCGATGCCCGTCATGCTCCATCCGCCCTTGCCGTTCTTTTGCACGAGCACGCGCAGGTCGAAAGGTCTTCCTTTGCACGTCGCAAGCTCAATCGCCTGCTGAACGATATAGCGCGAATCGCCCCGTTCCTTTCCGATGCGGGACCAGAGCCGCTCCACTGTCGCCGCCTTGTATGTGACGTTCTTCTTGCCGCTTTGAATCTGCAGCCGGTACGGCAGCTCACCGCCTGCGTGATAAATGACCCGCATGATGCCTTTCCCCGCCTTGCCGGTCTCCGGCTTGAGGTACAGGCTGGTGTGGGTCTTCAGCATGGCCGCCAGCGTTCGCGCGCTTCTGAGCCGCCGGGTAGCAGGCACATGCCGGGCTGTCGCATTTGAGCCTCTCAGCCATTCGAACAGGCTCCATTTGTTGAAAAAGTAAGGATTGTACAGCCGAATGCCCGGATACTCCAGACATTCGGCGAGTTTGCGGGCAACTGCGGGTTTGGCTTCATCCTCGCGGGTCGGAATGCGATTGTATACGACTTCCGGCGGGGGAAGCTGGACGGAGATCCATGATTTGCCCGGACCCGGAACGTAACCGTTAACATAGTGATTCCCCAGCCTTAGTTCTTTCACGGTGATCACATAAACGAGATAGCCGAGTTCCTTGCCGGTTCGAATAATATCGCGAAAGTTCTTATGATTGCCGCGGAATTCCCGGAACTTATCTCTGGTCGTTAGTATGGCGATGACGGGCTTTCTGTCGTCGGGCCGGATGTTCACATATCATCCCTCCTGCGGAACTTGCTGAGGTATAGGCAGTGCTCCAGTATATGCTCGATGGAGGCTTTGCCTTCAGCCCTCAGGGAAGGATGGCGGAAGATGGACCGCCCGGGCTTGGCGTTTGCCTCGAACATCCAGATTTCTTCATTCTGGTCAATGCCAAGATCGAAGCCGATTTCTCCAAGCAGATGGCGATGCTGGGTTTCCAGCGATTCCGCCAGCCGGATAGCCGTTTGCTTCGCCCGCTGCAGCACTTCGTCGGCTTTGGCTCCGAATACGCGTCCGAGCGCCTGCTGCGGGGTAAGGAGGGAGCCTCCGTTTTTCAGATGGGTCGTTACGCTGCCGCGTCCGGCCTTCTTCGCTCCGATTCCAACCACAACCCACTGGTTGCTGCCGTTCTTGTGCATGTGGAACCGGAAGTCGATCGGGCAGCCGTCGATTTCAATCAGCCGGATACCCTGCTGAACGACATAGCTCTGCAGAGAGCGGCCATGACGGGACTGCAGCAGTCGCATCAGGCTCTCAAAGGTTCCAAAACGAAGCAGCACGTTCTTGCCGCCCCGGCGATAGCGGGCGAAATATCCGCGTTTCGGCAGATAAGTCAGCCTGTAAATGCCGTGGCCAAGGCTGCCGGCGGATGGCTTGTAGTAGACGAAATGATGGCGGTCCAGCATATCTCTGATGAGCTCGGTATCGGGGCTGCTGTGCGTTTCGGGCACATGCTGGCTCGCAAAGCTGTCGTTTTCCAGGAGCCGGTAAATGTCGGATTTGTTGAAAAAGCTCCAGTTGAAAAACGGGATTTTCTTGCGGGTGAACCGTTCCCGGAGCTGGTTAATCGCAAGCGACGTCTCCGCCCGCCTGCTGGGCAGCCGGTTGTAGATGACATCGGGCAGCGGTACGATCTTGCGCTCGAACTTGCCGCTTTCCGTCAAAAAGTACCCGTTCACACGTTCCTGCTGCCAATTAATGTCCCGGGGCATGAACGCGAAAATATAGCACATGTTGCTGCCTTCGCGCAGCAGCTGCTTGATGAAGCCCGTTCGTGAACCGAACGGCTGGGTCGGAGAAGACGGGCCGTCGGACAGGACGCCCACGAGCGGGCCGATTTGCACCTCGTCGTTCTGCAGGTTCCTCAGGTAGACGCTGCCCGTTTTGGGCACCTTGATGGCGTTCTGAACGCCCGAAGCGAGAAAAAGATGTTTCCCGGCTCGCTTGATCGGCTTGATCACCGCCGGAATGGCGTCTTTGCCGAGTCGCAGCCGGATGTTCCTCTTCCCGGACAGCTTCAGGCTTTTCATCAGCGACCCCGATATATAGACGACTCTTTGGGGCTGCTTGGTGAAATGGACATTGCAAAATGTGAGACCCATTTATGAATCCTCCTTAAGCACCATTGATATCAATCTTCCGGATCATCCGCTTAAGCTTTCGGCGCTTCGGGGAGAACGTCGCCGTGTCAGCAGCAGGTAGCGGGCGTAGGAAAGAGGGTATTCCGCCGCGCGCCGCGCGGCGTCTTTGTCGCCCGTAATTGTAAATGCGGAGCGGCCCGGCTTGGAGTTGGCCTCGAGCAGCCAGATCCGGCCCCCGGGATCGATGCCGAAATCGAGCCCAAGCTCGCCGAGACGCCCGCAGGCAGCCTCCAGCAGCGGCGGAAGAAAGGCGGCGCTAAGCTCCACCTCACGTAGAATATCATCCGCGGCCCCGCCGTATTGCTTCCGTAAGAAGGAAGCGGGATGGACCGCGGTTCCTCCGCCGTGAAGGTTCGAGGTAAGCGCGCCGCTCGGGCCAAGGCGGGCAGCCATTCCAGAGAGCGTCCAGCGGCCGGCGCCGTCCTTCTGCATGAGTACGCGGACATCGAACGGCTGTCCGCCTCCGGTCAGCCGCAGGAACGGCTGCATGATAAAGCCCTGCTTGCCGATAAAGCGGTCGATCCATTCAAGACCGCTCAGGCGGTCATTAAAGCCGCGGACGATCTCCCGGTTATCTCCGTCCCGGCCCTTTACGAACAGTCCTCCGGATGAAGTTCCCCGGAGCACGGCATGCAGGGTTCGCTTTCCGTGTGTGCCTGCCCGGGGCTTCAGAAAGACCCCGTCCCCCTGTTCGGCGAGCATTCGCTCCAGGCTGCGCCGGCCTGCATACCTTCTCGTCTCGGGCAGCAGGGAGGAAGCCCTGCGGCTGCGCCGCAGAAGTTCATATACCCTCCATTTGTCCGGCAGCCCCCTCGACCATACGAGACTGCGCCCCAGCGCATGCAGAGCCCGGGAGCCGTTTCGTCTTTCCTCCGGATTTTTGCAGAACATCCGGTTATACACAATGTCGGGCGCTTCGGCCGTCGCTTCGCGCCATTCTTCACCTTCGCGAACAAACCCTCTCACTGTCCTGCCGTCGCCTGAAACGCCATCGGGAGTGAAGACGATGACGCGCAGACCGTAGGATGGAGCGGTCCGGCACAGTACGCTGCAGAAGGCGGGTTCGGCCACCGGGGAACCTTTGACGCCCCGGCACGTCAGAATGCCGAGACAGCCCATTTCGGTCACTGGCATGGCGTCCTCCTTACAGTCCGGCCAAGTAGCGGCAGTACTGAATCATTTGCTTCACGGACGGTCTGATTTTGGTGTCGTTCAGCGGAGTGTTATCATTCTTGGACGGCTTCGAATTTACTTCGAGCAGCCAGATCCGGCCGGATTGATCCATACCAAGATCGATGCCCAGCTCTCCGAAATGGGCCGGAATATTGGCCTCCACGCCTTTGGCAATGGCAAGCGCCGCCCGGGGCAGCTGAAGATTTGCGCTTTCTTTGGCACCGGGAGGGATGGAGCTTTTACCGATCGCCTCGCGAACGGTGCTAAGGCTGCCGCCCCGCGCCAGATTCGAGACGAAATGGTTGTTCCCTGCGGTGCGGGCGACGATGGAGGTGACATTCCATTTTCCGGTGCCGTTCTTTTGCACGAGCGCCCGGAAATCAACCGGCCTGCGTCCGATTTCCATCAGCGGCAGCCCCTGCTGAATCTGGAATCGGGTGGTCTTCATCTTCGGCGCAACCGCCTGATACAATTTGGTTAGGGTCGGGTAGCTCTGCTTGCGGGTGCCCAGCGGAGTTGTGGACTGCAGCCGGTAGCCGCCGCCTTCTTCCCGGGAAATCCGCAGAATGCCTTTGCCGAGGCTGCCCCGGACAGGCTTCAGGAACACGACCGGATAATGGCCGCACATTTTCTTGAGAATCGCAAACCCGCCGAGCAAGTGGGACTCCGGCAAATAACGCTGAAGGGAAGGGTCCCGCCGGAGCGCTTCGAACACCTCGCTCTTGTCGAGGAATTTCTCATTGAAAAAATGAGTGCCGTACCTTGATTTTACTTCCGACAAAAAATGCTGTACGCTAGGTTTATTCTCCGCCTTGCGCGTGGTGAGCCTGTTGTTGATGACATCGGCAATGGGCAGCTTCGATTGTTTCCAGCCTTCGTCGTATACCCAGCCCGTAATGGAGGAGCCGGTACTCTCCAGAGCTTCCGGGGTAAAGAAATAGACAAAGGCGCCCTGCGCATGGCAGGCATTCGTTAATTCCCGGCAGAACAAGGTGATTGGACCGAACAACCTTTCAGGCCGCTCGGGATGCTCCCGGCTGACCAGCACGCCGATCAGCGGTCCGAGCCGAAGCGTCCGGCTTCCGGAACTGTAGGAGGCGTTCAGCACATTACGCGCCTTGAATCCGGTCTTCCGCGCCAGACCCTCGCTCACGCGAAGATTGTCGGATCGGGGGACCGGAATGACGGTGACCTCCTGACGGAAAGAACCGAAGGCAAGCAGGATTGGTCCGTGCGCCGGGATTTTGAGTTTTTTGATGAGCCGGTCGCCGAGCATGACGGCGTTCTCCTGCAGGATGCCCGAGTACACCGTATGGACCGGGATCTTTAGCTTTGACATCGTGGATCTCCTTCCGGTAGGCAGCATGATGCCGGCTGTTTCACAGCTGAGGTCTTCATATCATCCATCATATGGAGTCATACGCCCCTTGGTGATTGACCCATCTGCCGAAAGGTCCCTTATTCACAAGGGGGAAGGGGTCTAACAATACTTTTAGGAGGAACCCAAATATGAACATCTACGACAAGGCGCATGAATTGGCCCGTGCAATCAAGGATAGCAGCGAGGTGGCGGATATTTCCGCAGCGCTCAAGCTGGTGGAGGCTGATCCGGGCAGCAAGGAAATGCTGGACAATTTTCGCAGCAGCCAGCATGAGCTTCAGGAACGGATGATGGCTGGGGAAATGCCGGCACAGGAAGAGATGGAGAAGATGGAGAAGCTGTTCGAAGTGCTGAATATGAACCTCAGCATCCGCCGCCTGTTCGAAGCGGAGCGGCGCCTCAGCGTTGTTATCGAGGACGTGAACAAGATTATTACCGGCAGTCTGGAACATCTGTATGGAGCGGACGTTTAAAGGCGCCTCAGGCATTATTTCATCACATAAAAATCAAAGAGGGTGCTTGTTGCCGGTTAGATCCGGCTGACAAGCACCCTCTGTTTGTTCAGGCGATTAACATAACCGGCTTACCCGGCGGTCTCCTGCTTGCCTTCGTCCGGGCCGAGAATGATACGTTCGGCTGCCCTGACCCTATCCTTGCTCTCCGGCATTTTGATAACTCGTCTCATAATTTGGACGGCTTGCTCATAGAGTAGAGTATAGATTCGTTATGAAGGAGCTGTCGGAAGAAATGAGAAAAAGAAACAAGTTCAAGCATGTGGTCTACCTGGTGCTGGCGCTGGTCATGCTCCTGTATGCGCTGCCGGAGTTGTCGTGGGCTGGTTCAACCCCGGTATTCGTGTTCGGGGCGGTATGGGTGGCCTTTGCGCTGCTTGTGATTGCGGCTCATCTGCATTTTATTCTCGGGGTGGACGAGGAGAAGCAGAAACGGCTGGAGGCGGTGCGCAAGGCGAAGCTGGATATGTGGCAAGGAAAATGGAGCGAAGAAGGACGGGCTGCTCAGCGGTTATAGTCCTTTCGTCATACGGTCTGTCCGGAAATGATCCGGCGGGCCGTTTTTTATTTGCGCTTATGAAACAAAGGATTCATTTGACGGCCGTACCCGGTTGCGTCTACAATACAGATACAGTGTAGTACAGTTTTGGCTTCGGAGGTGTAACAGTTGGACAATCAAGGCGATGCAGTCACTAAGCACGAACAGCTGCTGCAGCATATTGAAAACCTGAAGGTGGGCTCCAAAATATCGGTCCGGAAGCTGGCGAAGGAGATGGCTGTCAGCGACGGAACGGCATACCGGGCGGTCAAGGAAGCGGAGAACCTGGGGATTGTCATTACCAAGGAGCGCATAGGAACCGTCCGGGTGGAAAAGAAGCCCAGAGGCATCTCGGAGCAGCTCACGTTCGGTGATGTGGTTGACATTGTCGAGGGACATGTGCTCGGAGGTGCTAACGGACTGGACAAGCCCTTGCATAAATATATCATCGGCGCCATGAAGATCGACGCCATGATCCGCTATATCGATGCGGACAGTCTGCTGATTGTTGGCAACCGCGACGACGTCCATTCGCTGGCGCTGGAACAGGGCGCGGGGGTGCTTGTGACCGGAGGCTTTGGAACTAGCCGGGAGGTCAAGGAGCTGGCGGACAAGCTTGACCTTCCGGTCATTTCTTCGCGCCACGATACCTTTACCGTAGCCTACATGATCAACCGCGCGATTTTTGACCGGTTAATCAAGAAAAAGATTATGCTCGTGGAGGATATTGTCGAACGGAAGCCGCGGATCAACACGCTGAAAATATCCAGCACGGTCGGCGAGCTGCTCAGTCTGTCCAGGGAGAGCGGGGAACAGCGGTTTTCCGTGACCGATGAATGGAACCGCGTTATCGGCATCGTCGGCCGCCGGGATGTGGAGGATCTGCCCGATGATCAGACGATCGAGAAGATGATGATCCGCGGTCCGGTCACAGCCGGATTGCAGACGTCGCTGGCCTCGGCGGCCCAGATCATGATGTGGGAGGGCATCGACTTTCTGCCCATTATCGACCGGAACCGCAAGCTGGTAGGCTCGCTTACCCGGAAGGAAGTGCTGCAGAGCCTAAGGGACGCCCGAAACCAGCCGCAGCTTGGGGAAACCTTCGACCATCTCATCTGGAACGGATTTGCCGAGGAGCGGGACGAGGAGGGCAAGCTGTTCTTCCACGGCTTCATCACCCCGCAGATGGCGACGGATCTGGGCACCATTTCCGAAGGGGTGATTTCGACGCTCATGATGCATTCCGCATTCAAGGCGGCCAAGGATATCACCGGGAACGACCATGTGCTGGACAATATGTCCACTTATTTTGTTCGTCCGGTCCAGATCGAGGACTCCGTTATCGTAACGCCGAGACTGCTGGAGAGCAGCCGCCGGACCTGCAAGCTTGAAATCGAGATCAGCCATCAGGGCACCCTGGTCGCCAAGGCCGTATTGATGCTTCAGTCGATAGACCACGGATAGATCAAGCGGCAAGAGATTCTTAGCAGGAGCCGGACAAAGGCAGCGGACTTCATCGTTCATAAGGCTTCAACAAGGGCTTCGTCAGTTATGACGGAGTCCTTATTTATGCAAATGGCGGATTTCACGTTTCTTCAACCCTCTAAAGGATTATTGAGGCGGTATCTCCTTGGAGGATGCCCTTGGGTCGAAAGTTGACATTTCCTGCATTTTTATTGCAAAGGGAAAATCGATTCTTTAGAATTGGAACAAAGTAAGAGCGGCTTTCAGAAAATTCCCATCAGCTTTTCCTCCACACCTGGAAGAGCCTGTTCGTTGCCGGTTTCGGCTATCTACCTGCGGGAAGGGATGAAGAAATTGAAAAGAATGTTGATCCACGCGTATACCAAATTCAATCTGGGCGATGATCTCTTTGTCAAGCTGCTGTGCGAGAGGTATCCGGACACCCATTTTGTCCTTCCCGCCCGGAGCGAGTACAAGCAGTGCTTCGCATCTTTGTCCAATCTTACCCTGTATCCGATCGAATCCATCTGGGTTCGCGGAATCCGCAAGGTGCTCAAGAAATTGAAACTCGGGAGCATCGATATCCAGAAGGTCCTGCTCAAGAGACTGGCCCGGCGCTGCGACGGTGTCGTTCAGATCGGCGGTTCGGTATTTATGCAGGGAGCCCGGTGGAAAGAGGATTATGCCTGGAAGCTGGACGTGTTCGACAGCAGAAAGCCGTACTTCGTCCTCGGCGCCAACTTCGGACCTTACAAGGACGACACGTTCTACGTCAGGCACAGAGAGCTGTTCTCCACGTACACCGATATCTGTTTCCGGGACCGGTACTCCTACGACCTGTTCAAGGATCTGGGCAACGTCAGGCTGGCACCGGATATCATTTTCCAGCACGCCAAGCCGGATAACCCAAGGAACGGGAAATATGTCGTCATTTCCGTCATCAAACCCTCGGACCGTGAGAGCCTTAAAGACTTCGACGCGATGTATTACAACAAAATCAAAGAGATCGCCGTCGCTTTTGCCGAAGAAGGCTACGGGGTGAAGCTGATGTCGTTCTGCGAGTATGAAGGGGACGAGGAAGCGGTAAAAGCTATCCATTCTTTAATTCCGCAGGTGTATGCCGACCGTGTGAATATGTATTTTTACAAGACCAACCTGGAGGAAGCCGTCGGGCTGCTGGCCTCTTCCGGCATGATTGTCGCGACGCGGTTCCATGCCATGATTCTCGGCTGGGTGTTCGGTAAGCCCGTGTTCCCTATCGCCTACAGCGAGAAGACAACTAACGTTATGAATGACGCCGGCTTTACTGGAGCGTATGCTGATCTCAAAGCGATGGACTCCCT encodes:
- a CDS encoding HAD family hydrolase, whose product is MSREGQSAEHQDMQKLLVKPEAMVFDMDGTLLQTESLLLPAYHKMFDILREEGLYSGPTPPEERILGCLGMLLSDIWKNVMPEAGEAVHRRASELLLKLEIEGLEAGGSVLYPSVPETLRKLKEKGIRLFVCSNGLEEYIHSIVVIHKLEDVFEGLYSAGGQGTSTKAQLLKLLLDNHRIGTAWMVGDRSSDVQAGKENGQTVIGCAYAGFGREDELEGSDVIIRSFDQLLELYEGAQ
- a CDS encoding YheC/YheD family protein, coding for MSQPVLGILTLYLNNARQLEEKQVYRRMIAEGKQIGLDVFVFTPMDVDNVKQRIYALVFDPAKGEWSRKWRSFPDMIYDRCRIQRSVRFQQLLQFRSRYNHLTFLNRPLRNKWTIHQTFSQKGRFRQHLPDTLLYQSSADLHRMLRANPVVYIKPSNGTGGRGILRIERLKGERGMFDIQGRRLNRQIIQPRRVSLSRLESIVRQWCIGGRFLVQQGIPLRLPGGRFHDYRMLVQKNSQGNWAMTGIAGRVGAARSVTSNLHGGGHAVRAEILLKQWLGSEEKAAKTIQTAEKLGTDAAAYLEDSFSDLCELALDLAIDREGRIYVLEVNPKPAREVFSRAGDKETYRKALRRPLEYALWIYRTKLAPSSSKKVEE
- a CDS encoding GNAT family N-acetyltransferase: MRISSVYAAGSIQWSRQQGALLAFLRRHAGQRIPTECLQTLADLTPGRLSAPGTSLLTATLRDQLGTQLAALSLVTDYGKEACVIAVHPLYRNKGIGASLMREQVKRLGTLECRVTPDHASGLKMCFNAGLAAVALTRSASGAPVLRLRSFPAGFLLAEAAEPDAQRDRSPILLQEGESL
- a CDS encoding YheC/YheD family protein; translation: MNIRPDDRKPVIAILTTRDKFREFRGNHKNFRDIIRTGKELGYLVYVITVKELRLGNHYVNGYVPGPGKSWISVQLPPPEVVYNRIPTREDEAKPAVARKLAECLEYPGIRLYNPYFFNKWSLFEWLRGSNATARHVPATRRLRSARTLAAMLKTHTSLYLKPETGKAGKGIMRVIYHAGGELPYRLQIQSGKKNVTYKAATVERLWSRIGKERGDSRYIVQQAIELATCKGRPFDLRVLVQKNGKGGWSMTGIGARLAGSRSITTHVPRGGSVEEPSSMLEAMFGPERSLSILKSVSGTALLIARQIERASGYMLGEMSMDLGVDEKGGLWFFEANSRPMKFDEPDIRRLSLERIIQYSQHLYRQIAIFPQRM
- a CDS encoding YheC/YheD family protein, with translation MGLTFCNVHFTKQPQRVVYISGSLMKSLKLSGKRNIRLRLGKDAIPAVIKPIKRAGKHLFLASGVQNAIKVPKTGSVYLRNLQNDEVQIGPLVGVLSDGPSSPTQPFGSRTGFIKQLLREGSNMCYIFAFMPRDINWQQERVNGYFLTESGKFERKIVPLPDVIYNRLPSRRAETSLAINQLRERFTRKKIPFFNWSFFNKSDIYRLLENDSFASQHVPETHSSPDTELIRDMLDRHHFVYYKPSAGSLGHGIYRLTYLPKRGYFARYRRGGKNVLLRFGTFESLMRLLQSRHGRSLQSYVVQQGIRLIEIDGCPIDFRFHMHKNGSNQWVVVGIGAKKAGRGSVTTHLKNGGSLLTPQQALGRVFGAKADEVLQRAKQTAIRLAESLETQHRHLLGEIGFDLGIDQNEEIWMFEANAKPGRSIFRHPSLRAEGKASIEHILEHCLYLSKFRRRDDM
- a CDS encoding YheC/YheD family protein, which codes for MPVTEMGCLGILTCRGVKGSPVAEPAFCSVLCRTAPSYGLRVIVFTPDGVSGDGRTVRGFVREGEEWREATAEAPDIVYNRMFCKNPEERRNGSRALHALGRSLVWSRGLPDKWRVYELLRRSRRASSLLPETRRYAGRRSLERMLAEQGDGVFLKPRAGTHGKRTLHAVLRGTSSGGLFVKGRDGDNREIVRGFNDRLSGLEWIDRFIGKQGFIMQPFLRLTGGGQPFDVRVLMQKDGAGRWTLSGMAARLGPSGALTSNLHGGGTAVHPASFLRKQYGGAADDILREVELSAAFLPPLLEAACGRLGELGLDFGIDPGGRIWLLEANSKPGRSAFTITGDKDAARRAAEYPLSYARYLLLTRRRSPRSAESLSG
- a CDS encoding YheC/YheD family protein — translated: MSKLKIPVHTVYSGILQENAVMLGDRLIKKLKIPAHGPILLAFGSFRQEVTVIPVPRSDNLRVSEGLARKTGFKARNVLNASYSSGSRTLRLGPLIGVLVSREHPERPERLFGPITLFCRELTNACHAQGAFVYFFTPEALESTGSSITGWVYDEGWKQSKLPIADVINNRLTTRKAENKPSVQHFLSEVKSRYGTHFFNEKFLDKSEVFEALRRDPSLQRYLPESHLLGGFAILKKMCGHYPVVFLKPVRGSLGKGILRISREEGGGYRLQSTTPLGTRKQSYPTLTKLYQAVAPKMKTTRFQIQQGLPLMEIGRRPVDFRALVQKNGTGKWNVTSIVARTAGNNHFVSNLARGGSLSTVREAIGKSSIPPGAKESANLQLPRAALAIAKGVEANIPAHFGELGIDLGMDQSGRIWLLEVNSKPSKNDNTPLNDTKIRPSVKQMIQYCRYLAGL
- a CDS encoding YlbF family regulator, coding for MNIYDKAHELARAIKDSSEVADISAALKLVEADPGSKEMLDNFRSSQHELQERMMAGEMPAQEEMEKMEKLFEVLNMNLSIRRLFEAERRLSVVIEDVNKIITGSLEHLYGADV
- a CDS encoding DRTGG domain-containing protein gives rise to the protein MDNQGDAVTKHEQLLQHIENLKVGSKISVRKLAKEMAVSDGTAYRAVKEAENLGIVITKERIGTVRVEKKPRGISEQLTFGDVVDIVEGHVLGGANGLDKPLHKYIIGAMKIDAMIRYIDADSLLIVGNRDDVHSLALEQGAGVLVTGGFGTSREVKELADKLDLPVISSRHDTFTVAYMINRAIFDRLIKKKIMLVEDIVERKPRINTLKISSTVGELLSLSRESGEQRFSVTDEWNRVIGIVGRRDVEDLPDDQTIEKMMIRGPVTAGLQTSLASAAQIMMWEGIDFLPIIDRNRKLVGSLTRKEVLQSLRDARNQPQLGETFDHLIWNGFAEERDEEGKLFFHGFITPQMATDLGTISEGVISTLMMHSAFKAAKDITGNDHVLDNMSTYFVRPVQIEDSVIVTPRLLESSRRTCKLEIEISHQGTLVAKAVLMLQSIDHG
- a CDS encoding polysaccharide pyruvyl transferase family protein, yielding MLIHAYTKFNLGDDLFVKLLCERYPDTHFVLPARSEYKQCFASLSNLTLYPIESIWVRGIRKVLKKLKLGSIDIQKVLLKRLARRCDGVVQIGGSVFMQGARWKEDYAWKLDVFDSRKPYFVLGANFGPYKDDTFYVRHRELFSTYTDICFRDRYSYDLFKDLGNVRLAPDIIFQHAKPDNPRNGKYVVISVIKPSDRESLKDFDAMYYNKIKEIAVAFAEEGYGVKLMSFCEYEGDEEAVKAIHSLIPQVYADRVNMYFYKTNLEEAVGLLASSGMIVATRFHAMILGWVFGKPVFPIAYSEKTTNVMNDAGFTGAYADLKAMDSLDPEEVVRSLNTNTLNVSVLARQAERHFEKLDNYLGKNNNAKEASAALNPGVFARRGHES